A DNA window from Halorubrum sp. DM2 contains the following coding sequences:
- a CDS encoding Dam family site-specific DNA-(adenine-N6)-methyltransferase, translating into MAEPILKWAGGKRQLLDELYARFPASFGRYHEPFVGGGAVFFDLEPARATVNDANPRLVNFYEQVRDRPEELIARLAAFDDPESDSDPDLPYADETARGRDVDAYYYQQRARFNRRPYEGEFDPLEEAALLLYLNRTCYNGLYRENADGGFNVPIGRYADPDWVQRDRIRCASDLLADAEIRNDDFAYVLDAADPGDLVYFDPPYEPMSATANFNEYSASGFDREDQRRLLEVAGDLDDAGVWVVLSNSGVMYDAYADAGFRVDREDATRSINSDADNRDAVDEIVATNVPPAERRERGQRELPDF; encoded by the coding sequence ATGGCCGAGCCGATCCTGAAGTGGGCCGGCGGGAAGCGACAGCTGCTCGACGAGCTGTATGCCCGGTTCCCGGCCTCGTTCGGCCGGTACCACGAGCCGTTCGTCGGCGGCGGGGCCGTCTTCTTCGATCTGGAACCCGCCCGCGCGACGGTCAACGACGCGAACCCGCGGCTCGTGAACTTCTACGAGCAGGTCCGGGACCGCCCCGAGGAGCTGATCGCCCGGCTCGCGGCGTTCGACGACCCCGAGAGCGACTCGGACCCCGACCTGCCGTACGCCGACGAGACCGCGCGCGGCCGGGACGTGGACGCCTACTACTACCAGCAGCGCGCGCGGTTCAACCGCCGCCCGTACGAGGGGGAGTTCGACCCGCTGGAGGAGGCCGCCCTGCTTTTATACCTCAACCGCACCTGCTACAACGGGCTGTACCGCGAGAACGCCGACGGCGGATTCAACGTCCCGATCGGCCGGTACGCCGACCCGGACTGGGTCCAGCGCGACCGGATCCGATGCGCGAGCGACCTGCTCGCCGACGCCGAGATCCGCAACGACGACTTCGCGTACGTCCTTGACGCCGCCGATCCGGGCGATCTGGTCTACTTCGATCCCCCCTACGAGCCGATGAGCGCGACCGCGAACTTCAACGAGTACAGCGCGTCGGGGTTCGACCGCGAGGACCAGCGCCGCCTGCTGGAGGTCGCCGGCGACCTCGACGACGCCGGCGTCTGGGTCGTGCTCTCGAACAGCGGCGTGATGTACGACGCGTACGCCGACGCGGGCTTCCGCGTCGACCGCGAGGACGCGACCCGTTCGATCAACAGCGACGCCGACAACCGCGACGCGGTCGACGAGATCGTCGCCACCAACGTCCCGCCCGCGGAGCGGCGTGAGCGCGGGCAGCGCGAACTGCCCGACTTCTGA
- a CDS encoding universal stress protein produces the protein MTDLDIDLVLVPVDGSEESHEAVDYAIAVAAEYDASVHALYVLDEDVVRAIDHGVVDESEVADDSEAFTDSVARRADAAGVPHSNSIANGFSTSVKTVHPGSVVLDTAEELDSDFIVVPREPVSGDPGEVLGKAAEYVLLYASQPVLSV, from the coding sequence ATGACCGATCTCGATATCGACCTCGTCCTCGTGCCCGTCGACGGCAGCGAGGAGTCACACGAGGCGGTCGATTACGCCATCGCGGTCGCGGCCGAGTACGACGCGAGCGTCCACGCGCTGTACGTGCTCGACGAGGACGTCGTCCGCGCAATCGACCACGGCGTGGTCGACGAGAGCGAGGTGGCCGACGACTCAGAGGCGTTCACCGACTCGGTCGCCCGCCGCGCGGACGCGGCCGGCGTCCCCCACAGCAACTCCATCGCGAACGGGTTCTCCACCTCGGTGAAGACGGTCCACCCCGGCAGCGTCGTCCTCGACACGGCCGAGGAACTGGACTCGGACTTCATCGTCGTCCCGCGCGAGCCGGTCTCCGGCGACCCCGGCGAGGTGCTGGGGAAGGCCGCGGAGTACGTCCTGCTGTACGCGAGCCAGCCCGTGTTGTCCGTCTGA
- a CDS encoding DUF63 family protein: MVGGLLPAGTTLPPLPHLLVVLLAAGGVAAALRRRRPRVTGRRVLALAPWMALGSAAHVLYVVDALPPVLAPFAGSPTVYLTVGAVAGAAWIAADATRPNRVAATLAAAGALLVVPVVAVAAGTGLSPEGARWSAVALALTVPVAGGAWVGLTRLRPEAAVTGGVGALAVFGHALDGVSTAVGTTQLGFGERTPLSRFLLELGGVPPVPVLGEGWLFLLVKLAVATAVVWLFAAYVRETPAEGYLLLGFVGAMGLGPAVHNLVLFSVAA; encoded by the coding sequence ATGGTCGGCGGTCTCCTCCCCGCGGGCACGACGCTCCCGCCCCTGCCGCACCTCCTCGTCGTCCTGCTCGCGGCCGGCGGGGTCGCCGCCGCGCTCCGCCGCCGTCGCCCGCGGGTCACCGGCCGCCGCGTCCTCGCGCTCGCCCCGTGGATGGCGCTCGGCTCCGCCGCGCACGTCCTCTACGTCGTCGACGCGCTCCCGCCCGTCCTCGCCCCCTTCGCCGGCTCGCCGACGGTCTACCTCACGGTGGGTGCGGTCGCTGGCGCGGCGTGGATCGCGGCCGACGCGACCCGCCCGAACCGCGTCGCGGCGACCCTCGCGGCCGCCGGCGCGCTCCTCGTCGTCCCCGTCGTCGCGGTCGCGGCCGGGACCGGCCTCTCCCCCGAGGGGGCGCGCTGGTCGGCGGTCGCGCTCGCGCTCACCGTCCCGGTCGCCGGCGGGGCGTGGGTCGGTCTGACGCGGCTCCGGCCCGAGGCCGCGGTCACCGGCGGCGTCGGCGCGCTCGCGGTGTTCGGCCACGCGCTCGACGGCGTCTCGACGGCGGTCGGAACCACGCAGCTCGGCTTCGGCGAGCGCACGCCGCTCTCGCGGTTCCTCTTGGAACTCGGCGGGGTCCCGCCGGTGCCGGTGCTCGGCGAGGGGTGGCTGTTCCTCCTCGTGAAGCTCGCGGTCGCGACCGCCGTCGTCTGGCTGTTCGCCGCGTACGTGCGCGAGACGCCGGCAGAGGGGTATCTCCTCTTGGGCTTCGTCGGAGCGATGGGGCTCGGCCCGGCGGTCCACAACCTCGTCCTCTTCTCCGTGGCGGCGTGA
- a CDS encoding DUF456 family protein, giving the protein MALPAAELATALLVVWTASAFVPFVPSGVLAALTVVGYAYTTAFTEPSLAVLLALVLVSLLASAVDLFSGMVSGRLGGASTRTVVVGTLVGVALLLPLGPIGLVVGLCGTVFLVALYEDDAEPRVAARQAAYAAVGVLASAFVQAVLLGGVAVAFALSVL; this is encoded by the coding sequence ATGGCACTCCCCGCGGCCGAACTGGCGACCGCGCTGCTCGTCGTCTGGACGGCCAGCGCGTTCGTCCCGTTCGTGCCGAGCGGCGTCCTCGCGGCGCTGACCGTCGTCGGCTACGCGTACACCACCGCCTTCACCGAGCCGAGTCTTGCCGTGTTGCTCGCGCTCGTCCTCGTCTCACTGCTGGCCTCGGCCGTGGACCTGTTTTCGGGGATGGTCTCCGGGCGGCTCGGTGGCGCGTCGACCCGGACCGTCGTCGTCGGCACGCTGGTCGGCGTCGCGCTGCTGCTCCCGCTCGGGCCGATCGGTCTCGTCGTCGGGCTGTGCGGCACCGTCTTCCTCGTCGCCCTGTACGAGGATGACGCCGAACCGCGCGTCGCCGCCCGGCAGGCGGCGTACGCGGCCGTCGGCGTCCTCGCGAGCGCGTTCGTCCAAGCGGTCCTGCTGGGCGGCGTCGCGGTCGCGTTCGCGCTCTCGGTACTGTGA
- a CDS encoding DUF2150 family protein, whose protein sequence is MTDDDAVETFYTDERWQNWLDRLAEEELDPENEDSARLLLNLQDDAAIAVVKVLAAFDDDRIDEERAVEEVRDIRDIVLADVEFDDEDKVMLIDGVQTSLVPVFYAAEEYVVGGVVEGDVSEFVRAAAEAEEGDDLDAALGYVVQAGTRVIDGEALDIELVEDLEYGLVSEWVNGLDSLQSAIEDPEVVEEED, encoded by the coding sequence ATGACCGACGACGACGCCGTTGAAACGTTCTATACCGACGAACGCTGGCAGAACTGGCTCGACAGGCTGGCCGAGGAGGAACTCGACCCCGAAAACGAGGACTCCGCGCGGCTCCTGTTGAACCTCCAAGACGACGCGGCGATCGCGGTGGTGAAGGTGCTCGCCGCCTTCGACGACGACCGCATCGACGAGGAGCGCGCGGTCGAGGAGGTCCGCGACATCCGCGACATCGTCCTCGCCGACGTCGAGTTCGACGACGAGGACAAGGTGATGCTGATCGACGGCGTCCAGACCTCGCTCGTCCCCGTCTTCTACGCGGCCGAGGAGTACGTCGTCGGCGGCGTCGTCGAGGGCGACGTGAGCGAGTTCGTGCGCGCGGCCGCCGAGGCCGAGGAGGGCGACGACCTCGACGCCGCGCTCGGCTACGTCGTTCAGGCCGGCACGCGCGTCATCGACGGCGAGGCGCTCGACATCGAACTCGTCGAGGACCTCGAATACGGGCTGGTCTCCGAGTGGGTCAACGGACTCGACTCGCTCCAGTCGGCCATCGAGGATCCGGAAGTCGTCGAGGAAGAAGACTGA
- a CDS encoding TatD family hydrolase, translated as MTEDLGTPVLDNHLHLDPRHGRGVEAVEDFVRLGGTHLLVVNKPSWLLDVEPDEPEDFRAVFEETLETVAAATEVIPGRAWPVLGVHPGLVSRLVDERGFSPEAARDLMRGGLAVASEYVADGDALALKSGRPHYDVSDAVWEASNAVTRRAFELGADVDCAVQLHTEATEDLTDLAAVAEAVGLDPSRVVKHYAAGELAGVTPSVMSDKDRLERATEAGEPFLMETDYVDDPDRPGMVLGPKTVPRRVRWLLEQGYDEAVRRAHVETPAAVYGIDTESTLDRAP; from the coding sequence ATGACAGAGGACCTCGGCACGCCCGTACTCGATAACCACCTCCACCTCGACCCCCGTCACGGTCGCGGGGTCGAGGCCGTCGAAGACTTCGTCCGGCTCGGCGGCACCCACCTGCTCGTGGTGAACAAGCCCTCGTGGCTGCTCGACGTCGAACCAGACGAACCGGAAGACTTCCGGGCCGTCTTCGAGGAGACGCTGGAGACGGTCGCGGCCGCGACGGAGGTCATTCCGGGGCGCGCGTGGCCCGTCCTCGGCGTCCACCCCGGGCTCGTCAGCCGGCTCGTCGACGAGCGGGGCTTCTCGCCGGAGGCGGCCCGCGACCTCATGCGCGGCGGGCTGGCGGTCGCGAGCGAGTACGTCGCCGACGGCGACGCGCTCGCGCTGAAGTCCGGCCGCCCCCACTACGACGTGAGCGACGCGGTCTGGGAGGCGTCGAACGCGGTGACTCGGCGCGCGTTCGAACTCGGTGCCGACGTCGACTGCGCGGTCCAGCTCCACACCGAGGCCACCGAGGACCTGACCGACCTCGCCGCGGTCGCGGAGGCGGTCGGACTCGACCCCTCGCGCGTCGTCAAACACTACGCCGCGGGCGAGCTGGCCGGCGTCACGCCGAGCGTGATGAGCGACAAGGACCGGCTGGAGCGCGCCACCGAGGCGGGCGAGCCGTTCCTGATGGAGACGGACTACGTCGACGACCCCGACCGGCCGGGGATGGTGCTGGGACCGAAGACCGTCCCGCGACGGGTGCGGTGGCTACTCGAACAGGGGTACGACGAGGCGGTCCGGCGCGCGCACGTCGAGACGCCCGCCGCGGTGTACGGGATCGACACCGAGTCAACGCTCGACCGAGCGCCGTGA
- a CDS encoding ring-cleaving dioxygenase, translating into MTDASDTAEVESGDGPTPTPGIHHVTCVAGDPQRNLDFWVETLGLRLVKRSINQDDPGTYHFFYGDADGTPGTSMTFFPWTNLPDGEVGAGQVSRTAFRVPAGSLDYWEERFDERGVDYDAREERFGETVLPFRDPDGLPVELVAVEVPDDDPTTAWTAFVPESAAIRGFHSVTLWLDDAERTERLLRTMGLTESESAADAATGSDRTRFAASGPVGKYVDVVETDRQGRSGRGTVHHVAFQTPTDADQSAMRDAVASMGLCPTQQIDRHWFRSVYFREFAGVLFELATSDPGYASDEPLDELGERLVLPGQFEDRRDEIESGLADVMVPRPEEDNRVDPDAVETAEGDDD; encoded by the coding sequence ATGACAGACGCATCCGATACCGCCGAAGTCGAGTCGGGAGACGGACCGACGCCCACCCCCGGAATCCACCACGTGACCTGCGTGGCCGGCGACCCGCAGCGGAACCTCGACTTCTGGGTCGAGACGCTCGGGCTCCGACTGGTGAAGCGGTCGATCAACCAGGACGACCCCGGGACGTACCACTTCTTCTACGGCGACGCTGACGGGACGCCCGGCACCAGCATGACCTTTTTCCCGTGGACGAACCTGCCGGACGGCGAGGTCGGAGCGGGACAGGTCTCCCGGACCGCGTTCCGGGTTCCGGCCGGGAGCCTCGACTACTGGGAGGAGCGGTTCGACGAGCGCGGCGTCGACTACGACGCCCGCGAGGAGCGCTTCGGGGAGACGGTCCTCCCCTTCCGCGACCCCGACGGACTCCCCGTCGAGCTGGTCGCCGTCGAGGTCCCGGACGACGACCCGACGACCGCGTGGACCGCGTTCGTCCCCGAGTCGGCGGCGATCCGCGGGTTCCACTCGGTGACGCTGTGGCTCGACGACGCCGAGCGCACCGAGCGCCTCCTGCGGACGATGGGGCTGACCGAGAGCGAATCCGCGGCGGACGCCGCGACCGGAAGCGATCGAACGCGCTTCGCCGCGAGCGGTCCCGTGGGCAAGTACGTCGACGTCGTCGAGACGGACCGACAGGGGCGGTCGGGCCGCGGCACAGTCCACCACGTCGCGTTCCAGACGCCGACGGACGCCGACCAGTCCGCGATGCGCGACGCGGTGGCGTCGATGGGGTTATGCCCGACCCAGCAGATCGACCGCCACTGGTTCCGGTCGGTGTACTTCCGGGAGTTCGCGGGCGTCCTCTTCGAACTCGCCACGAGCGACCCCGGGTACGCGAGCGACGAGCCGCTCGACGAACTCGGCGAGCGACTGGTGTTGCCCGGTCAGTTCGAGGACCGGCGCGACGAGATCGAGTCCGGTCTCGCCGACGTGATGGTCCCGCGGCCGGAGGAGGATAACAGAGTCGACCCCGACGCCGTCGAGACCGCCGAAGGCGACGACGACTGA
- a CDS encoding cupin domain-containing protein — MEKVALGEAFDSFDETWSPRLAGELNGQAVKLAKGDGEFVWHSHAEADELFFVHSGRLRIEFREASDTVLEPGEFAVVPRGTEHRPVAEPEAEILLFEPSETRNTGDVETDETVTDIEPLD, encoded by the coding sequence ATGGAGAAGGTGGCGCTCGGCGAGGCGTTCGACTCGTTCGACGAGACGTGGTCCCCGCGGCTCGCGGGCGAACTCAACGGGCAGGCGGTCAAGCTGGCGAAGGGGGACGGGGAGTTCGTCTGGCACAGCCACGCGGAGGCCGACGAGCTGTTCTTCGTCCATTCCGGGCGACTCCGGATCGAGTTCCGCGAGGCGTCCGACACCGTGTTGGAGCCGGGCGAGTTCGCGGTCGTCCCGCGCGGGACCGAACACCGCCCGGTCGCGGAGCCGGAGGCGGAGATCCTGCTGTTCGAACCGAGCGAGACGCGCAACACGGGTGACGTCGAGACCGACGAGACCGTGACCGACATAGAGCCGTTGGACTGA